A stretch of Saccharomyces cerevisiae S288C chromosome IV, complete sequence DNA encodes these proteins:
- the RGP1 gene encoding Rgp1p (Subunit of a Golgi membrane exchange factor (Ric1p-Rgp1p); this complex catalyzes nucleotide exchange on Ypt6p) gives MRAHRIDTFLIRENIKLEIIHESNSYFGGEHISIAFRFKHLGSQHELFNYKEKLLTVDKAVEEKLEQQAKVQDDGEGTMENQTWSLKSLLGAFKRTGEPEESVDVDNMKMLNESKMLREKIQKQMYFHQPVTLISGYVQISGVFQYDSEVISESKFKQDEVKMVGLDIVPGHTTNSVLALEDGEHFKGKRNLTNYLNSDYTNVTNGLLFSESGSRGRTGTYNERTLMISNDTSIKTLPLLLIPQTLLFSEISLEPGEVRTFYFKSTKLPKDICPSYSSSKVASINYTLEVGADVLSDDNIEKFSNRVPITIAPYISSNAEQYTSRLDKPAIILKTGNIKELKPRLFTRKVSTASAVSFGRRKSSIIDIDSPLEDNEFVKRVKKNFIELVESNQNVSRDIDELIDLQMGVQFGKDEDSSDPEPNDSHFSNEMVTSAESSLRSDAVTKRRKSYSVRDNISNLEQKMWNDCSLVKSDENSNLLPQLINLQNAYQINRNNETMAKVSLSAPFYKTTDDINLVIELDPITTPLLKVTSLTVSLESFEIINPKYKTEGKGIGSKPKGNSVYEKHFICFDECKSVSVKLLPPRSPTNQITGQFKTDVFQHKWMIGLKFVIIAKTESITLDQFYEDKKGILFHSKENLEGEEFTCYVPIPILCTSEDFMGW, from the coding sequence atgCGTGCGCACAGAATCGATACATTTCTCATAAGAGAAAACATCAAACTGGAGATCATACATGAATCGAATTCCTATTTTGGTGGAGAACATATATCAATTGCTTTCCGATTTAAGCACCTAGGCTCACAGCATGAATTGTTCAACtataaagaaaagcttCTCACTGTCGATAAAGCTGTTGAAGAGAAGTTGGAACAACAAGCGAAAGTGCAAGATGATGGTGAAGGCACGATGGAAAATCAAACCTGGTCCCTAAAATCATTACTAGGTGCCTTCAAAAGAACAGGCGAACCTGAAGAGAGTGTGGATGTGGATAACATGAAAATGCTAAATGAGAGTAAGATGttaagagaaaaaatacagaaGCAAATGTATTTTCATCAACCTGTAACGTTAATATCCGGTTATGTTCAAATATCGGGGGTCTTTCAATACGATTCAGAGGTAATTTCAGAGTCAAAATTTAAACAAGATGAAGTAAAAATGGTAGGACTAGATATTGTACCTGGACATACGACAAATTCTGTTCTTGCATTGGAAGATGGAGAACATTTCAAAggtaaaagaaatttaaCCAACTACCTCAACTCAGATTATACAAATGTGACCAATGGTCTTCTTTTCTCAGAAAGCGGTTCTAGGGGAAGAACAGGTACCTATAACGAACGGACCTTAATGATATCAAACGATACCAGTATAAAAACATTACCTCTTCTTTTAATACCACAGACGCTTTtattttctgaaatttCTTTAGAACCAGGTGAAGTAAGAACATTCTATTTTAAATCCACAAAGCTGCCAAAAGATATATGCCCAAGTTATTCATCGTCAAAAGTGGCATCAATAAATTACACGCTGGAGGTTGGTGCGGATGTACTTTCTGATGATAATATCgagaaattttcaaatagaGTCCCAATAACAATAGCACCATATATTAGTTCGAATGCCGAACAGTACACATCACGTCTGGATAAGCCTGCTATCATATTAAAGACAGGTAACATAAAGGAACTAAAGCCACGTTTGTTTACTCGAAAAGTTTCTACGGCTTCTGCTGTATCATTTGGTAGGAGAAAATCTTCTATAATTGACATTGATTCTccattagaagataatgaatttGTCAAGCGtgtcaaaaaaaacttcattgAACTGGTGGAATCTAACCAAAATGTGTCAAGAGATATAGACGAACTTATTGACTTGCAAATGGGGGTACAGTTCGGAAAGGATGAGGATTCTTCGGATCCTGAACCCAACGACTCACACTTTTCGAACGAAATGGTGACGTCTGCAGAGTCTAGCCTGAGAAGCGATGCTGTAACTAAGAGGAGAAAAAGTTATTCGGTACGCGATAACATTTCTAACCTCGAGCAAAAGATGTGGAACGATTGTTCTCTCGTTAAGTCAGATGAGAATTCTAATCTTCTACCTCAGCTAATTAATTTACAGAACGCATATCAAATTAACAGAAATAATGAGACTATGGCAAAAGTATCCTTATCAGCACCTTTTTATAAGACAACTgatgatataaatttagTCATTGAATTAGATCCGATAACGACGCCTTTACTTAAAGTGACTTCGTTGACTGTATCCTTAGAATCGTTTGAAATTATAAATCCAAAATATAAGActgaaggaaaaggaatAGGGAGCAAACCAAAAGGAAACTCGGTGTATGAGAAACATTTTATTTGTTTCGATGAGTGCAAGTCCGTATCGGTGAAATTACTTCCTCCAAGATCGCCTACAAACCAGATTACCGGACAATTCAAGACAGATGTTTTTCAACATAAGTGGATGATAGGACTAAAATTTGTAATAATTGCAAAGACAGAAAGTATCACTTTGGATCAATTTTATGAGGATAAAAAGGGCATCCTATTCCATTCAAAAGAGAATTTAGAAGGTGAAGAGTTTACATGTTACGTTCCCATTCCAATACTGTGTACATCCGAAGATTTCATGGGATGGTAA
- the HPR1 gene encoding Hpr1p (Subunit of THO/TREX complexes; this complex couple transcription elongation with mitotic recombination and with mRNA metabolism and export, subunit of an RNA Pol II complex; regulates lifespan; involved in telomere maintenance; similar to Top1p) encodes MSNTEELIQNSIGFLQKTFKALPVSFDSIRHEPLPSSMLHASVLNFEWEPLEKNISAIHDRDSLIDIILKRFIIDSMTNAIEDEEENNLEKGLLNSCIGLDFVYNSRFNRSNPASWGNTFFELFSTIIDLLNSPSTFLKFWPYAESRIEWFKMNTSVEPVSLGESNLISYKQPLYEKLRHWNDILAKLENNDILNTVKHYNMKYKLENFLSELLPINEESNFNRSASISALQESDNEWNRSARERESNRSSDVIFAADYNFVFYHLIICPIEFAFSDLEYKNDVDRSLSPLLDAILEIEENFYSKIKMNNRTRYSLEEALNTEYYANYDVMTPKLPVYMKHSNAMKMDRNEFWANLQNIKESDDYTLRPTIMDISLSNTTCLYKQLTQEDDDYYRKQFILQLCFTTNLIRNLISSDETRNFYKSCYLRENPLSDIDFENLDEVNKKRGLNLCSYICDNRVLKFYKIKDPDFYRVIRKLMSSDEKFTTAKIDGFKEFQNFRISKEKIPPPAFDETFKKFTFIKMGNKLINNVWKIPTGLDKIEQEVKKPEGVYEAAQAKWESKISSETSGGEAKDEIIRQWQTLRFLRSRYLFDFDKVNEKTGVDGLFEEPRKVEALDDSFKEKLLYKINQEHRKKLQDAREYKIGKERKKRALEEEASFPEREQKIKSQRINSASQTEGDELKSEQTQPKGEISEENTKIKSSEVSSQDPDSGVAGEFAPQNTTAQLENPKTEDNNAATSNISNGSSTQDMK; translated from the coding sequence ATGTCTAATACCGAGGAATTGATCCAAAACTCAATAGGTTTTCTCCAGAAAACTTTTAAAGCACTCCCAGTTTCGTTTGACTCCATTCGACATGAACCACTTCCATCTTCAATGTTGCATGCAAGTGTTCTCAATTTTGAATGGGAACCGctcgaaaaaaatatttcgGCAATTCATGATAGAGATTCTTTGATTGACATTATACTTAAAAGATTCATTATAGATTCAATGACAAATGCTattgaagacgaagaagaaaataatcttgaaaaaggGTTACTAAATTCGTGTATAGGTCTCGATTTTGTGTATAACTCAAGATTTAATAGATCTAATCCAGCTAGCTGGGGAAATACCTTTTTCGAGTTATTTTCCACCATCATTGATTTGCTAAACTCACCATCTACgtttttgaagttttggCCCTATGCTGAATCACGTATCGAATGGTTCAAAATGAATACATCTGTTGAGCCAGTATCATTGGGGGAGAGCAATTTGATTAGTTACAAACAGCCTTTATACGAAAAGCTGCGCCACTGGAACGATATTTTAGCTAAATTAGAGAATAATGACATCCTTAATACCGTCAAACATTATAATATGAAATACAAACTAGAGAACTTTTTATCCGAGCTACTACCTATAAATGAAGAATCGAACTTCAATAGATCCGCTTCTATTTCAGCTTTACAAGAATCTGATAACGAATGGAACAGATCAGCACGTGAACGAGAAAGCAACCGCAGTTCCGACGTTATATTTGCTGCAGATTATAACTTCGTGTTTTATCATCTAATTATTTGCCCGATCGAATTTGCTTTTAGCGATttagaatataaaaatgatgtGGACAGATCATTAAGTCCCCTTCTTGATGCAATCTTGGAAATCGAAGAGAACTTTTACAGCAAAATCAAGATGAACAATAGGACTAGATATTCCTTAGAGGAAGCTCTGAACACTGAGTATTACGCGAATTACGATGTTATGACCCCTAAATTACCCGTGTATATGAAGCATTCAAACGCAATGAAAATGGACAGGAATGAATTTTGGGCGAATCTACAGAATATTAAAGAATCAGATGACTACACTCTTCGACCTACCATTATGGATATCTCTTTGAGCAATACGACCTGCCTTTATAAACAATTGACTCAAGAGGACGATGATTACTACCGCAAACAGTTCATTTTACAACTATGTTTCACAACAAATCTTATACGCaatttaatttcttctgatgAAACGAGGAATTTCTATAAAAGCTGCTATTTGAGGGAAAACCCGTTGAGCgatattgattttgagAACCTTGATGAAGTTAACAAAAAGCGTGGGCTCAATTTATGTTCATACATTTGCGACAATCGtgttttgaaattttataaaattaaAGACCCTGACTTTTATCGTGTTATCCGCAAATTAATGTCTTCTGACGAAAAGTTTACAACCGCCAAGATCGATGGCTTTAAAGAATTCCAAAACTTCAGAATATCTAAGGAGAAGATACCGCCACCCGCTTTTGACGAAACTTTTAAAAAGTTTACGTTCATCAAGATGGGGAATAAATTGATTAATAATGTTTGGAAAATACCTACTGGTCTAGATAAAATTGAGCAAGAAGTAAAGAAGCCTGAAGGTGTCTATGAAGCAGCCCAAGCGAAATGGgaatcaaaaatttcttctgaaaCTTCCGGTGGAGAAGCGAAAGATGAAATAATCAGACAATGGCAAACTTTACGGTTTCTAAGATCGCGATACTTGTTCgattttgataaagttAACGAAAAGACTGGTGTTGATGGTTTGTTCGAGGAACCCAGAAAAGTGGAAGCGTTGGATGATAGTTTCAAAGAGAAACTTTTGTACAAAATCAATCAAGAGCACAGGAAAAAACTTCAGGATGCTAGGGAGTACAAGATTggaaaggaaagaaagaagaggGCACTGGAAGAAGAGGCTTCGTTTCCTGAAAGAGAGCAAAAAATTAAGTCGCAACGTATAAACAGCGCTTCTCAAACAGAAGGAGATGAGTTGAAGAGCGAACAGACGCAACCAAAGGGAGAAATATCAGAAGAGAAtaccaaaataaaaagctCGGAAGTTTCTTCGCAAGATCCTGACAGTGGTGTTGCCGGGGAGTTTGCTCCACAGAATACAACAGCTCAACTAGAAAATCCAAAAACAGAAGATAACAATGCAGCTACTTCGAACATTTCTAATGGTTCATCTACCCAAGATATGAAATAA
- the RUB1 gene encoding NEDD8 family protein RUB1 (Ubiquitin-like protein with similarity to mammalian NEDD8; conjugation (neddylation) substrates include the cullins Cdc53p, Rtt101p, and Cul3p; activated by Ula1p and Uba3p (E1 enzyme pair); conjugation mediated by Ubc12p (E2 enzyme)), protein MIVKVKTLTGKEISVELKESDLVYHIKELLEEKEGIPPSQQRLIFQGKQIDDKLTVTDAHLVEGMQLHLVLTLRGGN, encoded by the exons ATGATTGTTAAAGTGAAGACACTGACTGGGAAGGAGATCTCTGTTGAGCTGAAGGAATCAGATCTCGTATATCACATCAAGGAACTTTTggaggaaaaagaagggaTTCCACCATCTCAACAAAGACTTATATTCCAGGGAAAACAAAT TGATGATAAATTAACAGTAACGGATGCACATCTAGTAGAGGGAATGCAACTCCACTTGGTATTAACACTAAGAGGTGGTAACTAG
- the MTQ2 gene encoding S-adenosylmethionine-dependent methyltransferase (S-adenosylmethionine-dependent methyltransferase; subunit of complex with Trm112p that methylates translation release factor Sup45p (eRF1) in the ternary complex eRF1-eRF3-GTP; similar to E.coli PrmC; member of the seven beta-strand family) translates to MLPTPYVKCDYDKVYEPAEDSFLILDCLEKEHDFLKQKFGNRLAIVCEIGSGSGIVTTFLMQNKIIPQENSIHLAVDINPWALEATLDTAKLNSCKSSFLEVIQADLNSSIRNNQVDVLIFNPPYVPAECVPDVPGSREEADQWLDLALLGGKDGMAITDKLLRQLEQILSPDGVAYILFCARNKPKEVIKRFVDTYKWNVKLIETRKAGWEVLSVYSFTR, encoded by the coding sequence ATGCTACCGACCCCTTATGTAAAATGCGATTACGATAAAGTATATGAGCCTGCTGAGGATAGCTTCCTCATACTGGACTGTTTGGAAAAAGAGcatgattttttgaaacagaAATTTGGTAATCGTTTGGCCATCGTTTGCGAAATTGGTTCGGGATCAGGTATCGTCACAACATTTCTAatgcaaaacaaaataatacCGCAGGAAAATTCCATCCACTTAGCTGTTGATATCAACCCATGGGCGCTCGAAGCAACTTTGGATACTGCGAAGTTAAATTCATGTAAAAGTTCTTTTTTAGAAGTGATTCAAGCTGATTTAAACTCCAGTATTCGGAATAATCAGGTTGATGTCCTAATATTTAACCCACCATATGTGCCAGCAGAATGTGTGCCAGATGTCCCAGGATCAAGAGAGGAGGCAGACCAATGGCTAGATTTAGCGTTATTGGGTGGAAAAGACGGGATGGCGATTACTGATAAACTGCTACGACAATTAGAACAAATTCTTTCTCCAGATGGTGTtgcatatatattattttgtgCAAGAAATAAGCCTAAAGAAGTCATTAAGAGGTTTGTCGATACTTACAAATGGAATGTGAAACTTATTGAAACGAGAAAAGCGGGATGGGAAGTCCTCAGTGTGTACAGCTTTACAAGGTGA